A window of the Candidatus Methanoperedens sp. genome harbors these coding sequences:
- the psmA gene encoding archaeal proteasome endopeptidase complex subunit alpha — MQMAPQMGYDRAITVFSPDGRLFQVEYAREAVKRGTTAVGVKAVDGVALLVDKRVTSKLLEAESIEKIFQIDDHIGAATSGLVADARALIDRARVEAQINKVTYDELIGVEVLSKKICDFKQSYTQYGGVRPFGTALLIAGVDDHRARLFETDPSGALLEYKATSIGSGRTETMEVFEKKYTDDIKLEDAIILGLDALHSTTEGVFNASTIEVGIIELSTRKFRKLTPAEVEKYVERVIKMHASETRGKDKKKKTEE; from the coding sequence ATGCAAATGGCACCACAAATGGGATATGACAGGGCAATCACTGTTTTTAGTCCTGATGGAAGATTATTTCAGGTAGAATATGCTCGCGAAGCAGTTAAACGCGGAACAACGGCAGTTGGAGTAAAGGCCGTTGATGGGGTGGCACTTCTGGTCGATAAGCGTGTTACGAGTAAATTACTTGAAGCTGAATCAATTGAAAAAATATTCCAGATCGATGATCATATAGGAGCTGCCACATCAGGTCTTGTTGCAGACGCCAGGGCTCTCATTGATCGCGCCCGCGTTGAAGCCCAGATAAATAAAGTTACTTATGATGAACTCATAGGCGTTGAGGTTCTCTCAAAGAAAATATGCGACTTCAAACAATCATATACACAATACGGTGGTGTCAGGCCTTTCGGGACAGCTCTCCTTATCGCAGGTGTTGATGACCATCGTGCGCGCCTTTTTGAAACAGACCCAAGCGGCGCCCTGCTTGAATATAAGGCCACAAGCATTGGTTCGGGAAGAACAGAGACCATGGAGGTCTTCGAGAAGAAATATACAGATGATATAAAGCTGGAAGATGCAATTATCCTTGGCCTGGATGCACTTCACAGCACGACTGAGGGAGTTTTTAACGCTTCTACTATCGAAGTCGGTATAATAGAACTTTCAACCAGGAAATTCAGGAAACTCACCCCGGCGGAAGTGGAGAAATATGTGGAACGGGTAATAAAGATGCACGCTTCTGAAACCAGGGGAAAGGATAAGAAAAAGAAGACAGAAGAGTGA
- a CDS encoding ribosome assembly factor SBDS, giving the protein MVTLDESIIARLKTHGKTFEVFVEPEGALAYKKGDPVKIENILAVEEVFEDAKNGDRPNEQDVINAFGTTDALKIAEKIITDGELHLTTEQKKKIQDEKRHRVISIIATNAINPQTKGPHPPARIEAAMNEAGVHIDPMKNVDELVEIAMKAIRPIIPIRFEEVKIAIKLPAEYAVKSYGSVAGFGTLTKQEWQNDGSWIGVLTIPAGRQDELYSLLNRVTKGSAETKFLK; this is encoded by the coding sequence ATGGTCACTCTTGATGAGTCCATAATTGCGCGTCTTAAGACACATGGAAAAACTTTTGAGGTTTTTGTAGAACCTGAGGGAGCACTGGCATATAAAAAAGGCGACCCTGTGAAGATCGAGAATATCCTGGCAGTGGAAGAAGTCTTCGAAGATGCTAAGAATGGTGACAGGCCAAATGAACAGGACGTTATTAATGCTTTCGGGACGACCGATGCATTGAAGATCGCTGAAAAAATAATCACGGATGGAGAGCTTCATCTTACAACCGAACAGAAAAAGAAGATACAGGATGAAAAAAGGCATCGTGTAATAAGCATCATTGCGACCAATGCCATCAATCCCCAGACAAAAGGTCCGCATCCGCCAGCACGCATTGAAGCTGCCATGAATGAAGCTGGTGTGCATATCGACCCGATGAAAAACGTGGATGAACTTGTAGAGATCGCGATGAAAGCGATAAGACCTATTATCCCGATACGATTTGAGGAAGTAAAGATCGCTATTAAGCTTCCGGCAGAATACGCTGTAAAATCCTATGGAAGCGTTGCAGGATTTGGAACCCTGACAAAGCAGGAATGGCAAAATGACGGTTCCTGGATCGGTGTTTTAACTATTCCGGCAGGAAGACAGGATGAATTGTACAGCCTCCTGAACCGGGTGACAAAAGGGAGTGCGGAAACAAAGTTCTTAAAGTGA
- a CDS encoding S1 RNA-binding domain-containing protein: MDKKLVIPGEFLSDDIKLADEGTYVEDNKVFSSVFGIASLKNHIKVVPLSGKYIPRHGDLIIGIISEVSFSNWIVDIRSPYEGLLHISEFPRRIDNSEMSKYLKVGDSIMTLVKDVDQSMKVELTLNDQRLRQIKDGRVIEVTPSKVPRLIGRSGSMIAMLKNETNCNIFIGQNGRVWLTGKDKNLDLAVRTIQKIEKESHIPGLTDRIVNFLKEAKGIPVKQQVKKKTKKEEDRWHEQEPAEETVDEKMTEETVMEDAEEPENVEENKSGGILDELLDK; the protein is encoded by the coding sequence ATGGATAAAAAATTAGTAATTCCGGGTGAATTCTTATCAGATGATATAAAGCTTGCTGATGAGGGTACATATGTTGAAGATAATAAAGTATTTTCATCTGTCTTTGGTATAGCATCATTGAAAAACCATATCAAAGTCGTGCCGCTGTCAGGAAAATATATACCCAGACATGGCGACCTTATTATAGGCATAATAAGCGAAGTCTCTTTTTCGAACTGGATAGTTGATATCCGGTCCCCTTATGAGGGTTTATTGCATATATCCGAATTTCCAAGACGAATAGATAACTCCGAAATGTCAAAATATCTTAAAGTCGGCGATTCAATAATGACGCTTGTTAAGGACGTTGACCAGAGCATGAAGGTCGAACTTACATTGAATGACCAGAGACTGAGGCAGATAAAAGACGGCCGTGTCATTGAAGTAACACCTTCCAAGGTGCCAAGATTAATAGGCAGAAGCGGCTCGATGATCGCTATGCTGAAAAATGAGACTAACTGCAATATATTTATCGGGCAAAATGGCAGGGTATGGCTTACAGGTAAAGATAAGAATCTCGATCTTGCAGTACGGACGATCCAGAAGATCGAAAAAGAATCTCATATTCCGGGTTTGACAGACAGGATAGTTAACTTCCTGAAAGAAGCAAAAGGGATACCAGTCAAACAACAGGTAAAAAAGAAAACGAAAAAAGAAGAGGACAGGTGGCACGAACAGGAACCTGCAGAGGAAACTGTCGATGAAAAGATGACAGAAGAAACGGTCATGGAAGATGCAGAAGAACCTGAGAACGTTGAAGAGAATAAATCCGGCGGGATTCTGGATGAACTGCTGGATAAATAA
- a CDS encoding exosome complex exonuclease Rrp41, protein MVKPEKLIENGIRLDGRKPDEIRPIKIKVGVLNRADGSCYFEFGGNKVIAAVYGPREVHPRHQQKSTSAVVRYRYNMASFSVEERKRPGPDRRSIEVSKVSREALEPVIFQEYFPRSAIDIFVEVLQADAGTRTAGINAASIALADAGIPMRSLVSACAVGKIDDTLVLDLNKDEDNYGQADMPIAMTPDGKITLLQMDGHLTRDEFREGLEMAKKGCLEIAQLQRTALMEKYSPLIEGEVNE, encoded by the coding sequence ATGGTAAAACCAGAAAAGTTAATTGAAAACGGTATTCGCCTTGATGGCAGAAAACCAGATGAAATAAGACCCATCAAAATAAAGGTGGGCGTTTTGAACAGGGCTGACGGTTCATGTTATTTTGAATTCGGAGGAAACAAGGTAATTGCAGCAGTATACGGGCCGCGGGAAGTACATCCCCGGCACCAGCAGAAATCAACAAGCGCAGTTGTTCGGTACAGGTATAATATGGCATCGTTCTCGGTTGAAGAACGAAAACGTCCCGGACCTGACAGGAGAAGCATTGAAGTCTCAAAGGTGAGCAGGGAAGCCCTCGAACCTGTTATCTTCCAGGAATATTTTCCCCGTTCAGCCATAGATATCTTCGTAGAAGTCCTCCAGGCTGATGCAGGTACAAGGACGGCAGGAATTAATGCCGCATCCATAGCTCTTGCAGATGCGGGCATACCAATGAGAAGCCTGGTTTCGGCCTGCGCGGTTGGTAAGATCGATGATACCCTTGTTCTTGACCTGAATAAAGATGAAGACAACTATGGGCAGGCTGATATGCCAATTGCCATGACCCCGGATGGGAAGATCACACTATTGCAGATGGACGGTCATCTTACCAGGGACGAATTCAGGGAAGGTCTTGAAATGGCAAAGAAAGGATGTCTTGAGATAGCGCAATTGCAAAGAACCGCACTTATGGAAAAATATTCCCCCCTGATAGAAGGTGAAGTCAATGAGTAA
- a CDS encoding exosome complex protein Rrp42, with amino-acid sequence MSNEIMSELRKDYIYNLMIKGEREDGRKFDEYREITIDTNVIEKAEGSARVKLGDTHVVVGVKIQPGAPFPDTPDKGVIITNLELIPLASPVFESGPPREDAIELARVVDRGIRESESIDLSKLCITPGEKVWMVFIDVHVLDDGGNIMDAASLGAIAALMTAKLPAQRFGVGEDTPVPMRDVPVAVTAVEIGGAIMLDPSLDEQSISGTKLTVISNQDGGLSGMQKSGVSPLTSEQINYIVDISIEKAKELREKFLEI; translated from the coding sequence ATGAGTAATGAAATAATGTCGGAGCTTCGTAAAGATTATATTTATAATCTGATGATCAAAGGGGAAAGAGAGGATGGGCGAAAATTTGATGAGTACAGGGAGATAACAATTGATACAAATGTTATTGAAAAGGCAGAGGGCTCCGCACGCGTCAAACTCGGGGATACACATGTGGTTGTCGGCGTTAAGATCCAGCCCGGCGCGCCTTTTCCTGACACGCCCGACAAAGGGGTGATCATTACAAATCTTGAACTTATCCCTCTTGCTTCACCTGTATTTGAATCAGGCCCTCCGAGGGAAGATGCCATAGAACTTGCCAGGGTAGTTGACAGGGGCATCCGTGAATCAGAGTCTATTGATCTTTCAAAGCTGTGTATAACACCTGGAGAAAAAGTATGGATGGTTTTCATTGATGTTCATGTCCTTGATGATGGAGGGAACATTATGGATGCTGCATCCCTGGGAGCCATAGCGGCTTTAATGACAGCAAAATTACCGGCACAAAGATTTGGTGTGGGAGAAGACACGCCTGTTCCCATGAGGGACGTACCTGTTGCCGTAACTGCGGTTGAGATCGGCGGAGCCATTATGCTTGACCCTTCACTTGATGAACAAAGCATATCAGGAACAAAACTGACCGTAATTTCCAACCAGGATGGCGGATTATCAGGCATGCAAAAGAGCGGTGTTTCGCCACTTACAAGTGAACAGATAAATTATATAGTGGATATTTCAATTGAGAAGGCAAAAGAATTAAGAGAAAAATTCCTGGAGATATAA
- a CDS encoding 50S ribosomal protein L37ae has product MMAKISSKGHKSRSAGRFGTRYGTKARKIIGDTEEKMRAEYTCSKCGAKKIARIGTGIWQCSKCEHTFAGGSYVPQSPAHTTVLRAVQGVKAEINKQLDSAR; this is encoded by the coding sequence ATCATGGCAAAAATCAGCTCAAAAGGACATAAATCAAGATCTGCCGGAAGATTTGGAACAAGATACGGAACAAAGGCCAGAAAAATTATTGGCGATACTGAAGAGAAAATGCGGGCCGAATACACATGTTCCAAATGCGGCGCAAAGAAAATAGCAAGGATTGGTACAGGAATATGGCAGTGCTCCAAATGTGAACACACATTCGCCGGAGGCTCATATGTTCCACAAAGTCCTGCTCATACAACAGTCTTAAGAGCAGTTCAGGGTGTAAAAGCTGAAATTAATAAACAATTAGATTCAGCAAGATAA
- a CDS encoding DNA-directed RNA polymerase subunit P, giving the protein MVYKCTRCKRAVEIDYEYSGVRCPYCGHRILVKERPVVVKQVKAE; this is encoded by the coding sequence ATGGTTTATAAATGTACCCGTTGCAAGCGGGCAGTGGAAATAGACTATGAATATAGCGGTGTCCGTTGCCCTTATTGCGGCCATAGAATCCTTGTCAAGGAAAGACCTGTAGTTGTAAAACAGGTCAAAGCCGAATGA